The Clostridium beijerinckii genomic sequence CAGATGTTGAATTATGGGCATCTATGGGATTATCTGAAACACAAATCGCTTATAATTTAGGCATAAGTAGAGCGACCTTAGAGAACTATAAAAGAGATCATTTAGACATTTTAGAAAGTTTAAAAAGGGGCAAAAATCAGGCTGATTTCAAAGTTGAAAATGCATTATATAAAAAGGCTACTGGATATGAAATCAAAGAGACTGTAGCAGTTAAATTAAAAGATATTTATTATGACGATAGAGGCAACAAATGTCAGAAAGAAAACTTAGGTACAGTTGAAGTAACAAAAGAGATACCAGCAGATGTTCAGGCAATTAAGTTCTGGCTAATCAATAGAAAGCAAGGGCGATGGAAGGATAACCCTACAAGAGCTGAGATAGATAAAGCATTGTTGGAGATTAAGAAAGAGGAAGCAGATGAGAGAAAAAAACTTATGAAAGAATGGAATGAGTGATGATATGTAAAAGATGCAGTAGGTGTGGTAAGAGAATACAAACAGGATCTAAATGTAACTGCTCTCAAAAGAGATATAAAGAATATGATAAAGACAAAATTAATAGCAAAGAAAAGAAATTCTACTCAAGTGATCAGTGGAATAAGATCAAAGATAAAGCAAAAGAGTTATATGAATATATTGATATTTATAGTTATTATGTCTCAAATAAATTAGAGTATGGTCAAACAGTCCATCATATTGTACCTATTAAAAGAGAATGGGAAAAGAGATTTGCTCTAGATAATCTTATATATCTGACGGAAAGTAATCATAGAGTTATTCATAATAGGATGGAGAATGGTGAATATAATGAGGTTATTAATGAATTAAATGAGTTAGTAGCTAGATTCAAAAAAGAATTTGATATAGAGGAATAATAGCATAGGGGGATGCCGAAAATGTTTTTAAGATAAATTTCTAGACCGCACCCCCAGCTTTCATTTCTCAAAAATCCCAATAAAAAATTTAAATAGTAAATTTCAAATGAAAGAAGGTGTAAAAATGCCAAGGGGAAGGAAGTCATTAGAAATGCAAAAGAAGCATTTAACTAATGAGGAAAAAGTCCAGAAGGAACAGCAAGAAGAAATGCTGGTATTAGGGAAAGAGCAATTGAAAAAAGCACCTTCTTGGCTTATAGATGATATTGCAAAAAAAGAATTTAGAAGAGTTGTTAAGGAGATTGATAAAATTGATATACTTGGAAATCTAGATTTGAATAATTTAGGTGGATATTGTAATTCATATTCGTTGTATTTAAAGGCAACAGCTGAATTGCAGAATAAGCCCCTAATATCAAAGAAAATGACAAAGTCAGGTATTATAACAGTTGAAAATCCATTAATAAAAATTCAAAAAAATTATGCAGAAGAAATGAGAAAGTTTGCTTCACTTTGTGGGATGACTATTGATAGTAGATTAAAAGTTGCTACAGTTAAAACTAGTAAGCAGCAAGAAGATATTACAGACGAGTTCGGTGATATTTAGTGACTATTAAAGAAGAGCTAATTAAATATTCTAATGATTGTTTAAATGATGTAATCCCAAGTGGCCAAAAACATAAATGGGCATGCCTAAGATTTTTAAATGATATAAAAAATTCTGAATTAAATATATTAAGTACACCATTTGAGTATTACTGGAATGAAGAAGAAGCTAATAAGATTGTTAAATGGTTTGGATATTTAAAGCATAGCAAAGGTGTATTAGCAGGCCAATTTATAACTTTAAATACGTGGCAAAAGTTTTGCTTATGTCAGATTTATGGATGGGAGAATAAAGAAACATTTTTAAGGAGATTTACAAAATCTTTTATAGAAGTGGCTAGAAAAAATGCTAAGTCACAAATGGAAGCTGGAGTAACACTCTATGAAATGTCTACGAGGGCTACTAAGAATAAGGAAATTTATGAGTGTTATTGTGCTGGAGTAAAAAGAGAACAATCAGAAGTTATATTCAATGAGTGCAAGAATATGTTAAAGGGGTCTCCACTAAGAGGCAAATTTAAAATAACAAAGAACAGTATACAGCATGTAAAAACTACTAGCAGCTTAAAACCGCTTAACAAACAAGACGGTAAAGAAGGGGATGGGAGCAATCCAGCTTTACTGGTATTAGATGAATATCATCAGCACAAGACAACTGAGTTTTATGACCTAGGGTTAGGTGGTAATACTAAAGAAAGTTTATTAATGATTATTACTACTGCTGGAGTTGATTTAACTTACCCATGTTTTACTCAAGAGTATACTTATTGCTCGAAGATACTAGATCCGAATGTCGATATTGATAATGAAGAATATTTTATTGATATATGTGAAATAGATGAAGATGATGACATTGAGGATGAGGAAAGTTGGAAAAAAGCGAATCCAATTAGAATGACATATGATGCAGGTATTAAAAAAATACGTGGAGAGTATAAAATCGCCAAAGAAATTCCTGAAAAGATGATTGCATTTCTAACAAAATGCCTTAATAAATGGGTGCAAGCCAAGGAAAATGGCTATATGAATATGGCTAAATGGAAGAAATGCGAAGTAAAAGAGATACCTTATGATCTAAGAAATAGGGTAGTATATGTTGGATTTGATATGTCAGCGAAGATAGATTTAACTTCGGTGGCTTTTATTATACCTATTTTAAGTGATGAGTTAGATTCTAGTGGTAAGAAAATAGTAAAATACGTTTGTTTTAGTCATTCTTTTATACCTAATCGAACAAAACTAAGGGAAAGGATGGCAGTAGATAAAGTTCCTTATGATTCATGGGAAAGGTCTGGTTATTTAACTATAACTAATACTGAAATAGTAGATCAGCAACAAGTTATGGATTATGTATTAGAAACTTGTAAGAAAAATAACTGGAGAATAGAAACATTATGTTTTGATCCAGCAAATGCAAGCAAAATGATGATTGATTTAAGCAATGAGGGGTATGTAGTTGAAGAAGTATTCCAAAGTCATAAATCTTTGAATGAATCTACACAAGGATTTAGAGAGCAGATTTATTGTGGGAATGTTATCTATACTAATAATCCATTATTAAATTACGCAATGAGTAATGCAGTAATAAAAACTAATAATGGTCTTATAAAAATTGATAAAGATGCTACAACAAAAAGAATTGACCCAGTTGATGCTCTATTATGTGCCTTTAAATTAGCACTATATCATGAATTTATAGACATAACTGATACAGATGAGTGGCTAGAGAAAGATGAATGGTAAGGAGGTGATAAAGCAAATGGGAGTTATAAGTAAAATAAAGAATACTTTTAAAAATCAATCAACATCCGAAGTTGAAACAATAGGAACTAATCCAACGCTAGAACAGTTAGAAAGCTTTTTTCATACAAGTATAGAAGAAATTTCTAACTCTAAATTAACAAGTGCATCGTATTATGCATGTATGCAAATAAGATGCAATGCAATTGCAAAATTACCAATTAAGTTAATGCAAGAAACTGAAAAAGGTGCAAATAAGGCAGTTGACCACAACTTATATAAGCTTTTAAAGAAAAGACCAAATCCATTTACTAACGCGCATGATTTTTTATGGGCAACAGAATTCCAAAGATTAGAGCATGGTAATTCATTTTGGGTAATGGGGAATGATATTAAGGGGAATATAACTGCTTTATATTTGTTAGACAGTACAAGAGTTCAAATTATAGTAGATAATACAGGAATATTAGATAAGAAAAATGCAGTTTATTATTTATATTCAGATAGTAAAAAAGGAGAATTACTATATACAAGTGATAATATAGTGCATTTTAAAAACTTTAGCATGGATGGGTTGAAAGGCACAAGCATTAAAAAATATATTTCTGATGTAATAGCAAATGAGCAATATTCCAATAAAATCTTAAAAGACAGATATAAAAATGGATTAATGGACCCTATAATTGTTCAATATATTGGTGATTTGAATGATGCAAAACAGCAGAAAATCAAAAAGAAATTCGCTGATATGGGTGGAGCTAAAAATGCTGGTAAGGTTGTACCTATTCCAACCGATTTTAAGGTTGAACAATTAGAAACTAAACTAGTCAATAGTCAGTTCTTTCAATTACAAGGGCTAACAACAAGACATATTGCTAATGCATTTGGAGTCAAGGGATTTCAGCTTAATGATATGGAGAAAAGCACTTACAACAACATAGAGCAGCAGAATAAAGCATTCTATAGTGATACGTTGCAAAATACTTTGACTACTTATGAGCAGGAAATGGATTATAAATTACTTACTGAGGATGAGCAAGATAAGGAAGGTTATTACTGGCAGTTTAATGTTGATAGCATTTTAAGAAGCGATTTAGCTAGTAGGACAGCATCTTATGTTGCAGGCATAAATAATTCTTATATGACTATAGCTGAAGTAAGAAAAAAAGAAAATTTATCTTATATAGAGGGAACAGATCAGTTAATTGTAGGTAATGGCGCAAGTATTTTCTTAAAAGATTTAGGAAAACAATACGACAAAGGTGGTGGTAATAGTGAGTAGGTTAAGTTATCTAAAAGTTAAAAATTCAACAGATACTAGTGCAGATATATATTTTTATGGAGATATAGTTGGCGATGAGTGGGAAAAGTGGTGTGATACAGATACTTGCCCACAAGATGTGGTTGAAGCACTTAATGAAGCACAAGGAAAAGATTTAAATATTTATATAAATAGTGGTGGAGGTTCTGTATTTGCTGGACTTGCTATATATAATATGTTAAATAGAGCAACTGGAAAGAAAAAATGTCATATAGATGGAATGGCAGCATCAATAGCTAGTGTTATTTGCATGGCAGCTGATGAAATAATAATGCCAAACAATTCATATCTGATGATTCATAAACCAAGTAACATGGTATGGGGAAATGCAACAGATATGAGAAAAATGGCTGATGATTTGGACACTATTCAAATAGGAATTGAAAATGTATATAAAACCAAGCTAAAAGATGGCATTGATATAGAAACTATAAAAGATTTAATGGATAAAGAGACTTGGTTACCAGCAAATGAAGCTGAGAAATATTTTAATGTCAAGGTAATTGAAGAGAACAAAGCAGTTGCAAAAGTGGATTTTAATAATTTTAAAAATTATAGAAATATACCAGAGGAATTTAAAGATAAAATTCAAAAAGGTGATCGTGACGAACACCTAAAACTAGATAGTGAGTTAAAAAATAAACTACAAATTGAGCTTGAGTTGCTTGATATGTAGTTTTTTTGTACTAAAAATTTCAGATAAGGAAGTGTATTAAATGAAAAAAAGTATAGCAATGAAAAATAGCTTAGAAAAATTAAAGAATGAGGCTCAAGTTTTATTAGATAATAACAAAGTTGAAGATGCTAAGAATAAGATGGAAGAGGTTAGAACATTAAAGGCAGCTATTGAAGTTCAAGAAGAACTTGAACAAGAAGAAGAAGCAATATTAGCTGCACAAGCAGAAGCGGAAAAAGAGCTAGAAGAAGGATCAACAAAAGATTCTAAAAATAAAACAAAAGAAAATGCCAATATGATAAGAGCAATGTTAAAGAAGGTTACAGGTAAAAAGCTAACTGAAGCTGAAAATGCATTGATATTACCTACTACAACAGCTCCAGAAGGAACAAATGGAGAAGGTTATATATTACCACAAGATATAAGAACTTTAATTCAAAAGAAGATAAGACAATATAAGTCTTTAAGAGATGTATTGGGGTACATGCCTGCTGGAGCATTGACAGGATCTTTTCCAGTTGAAAACTTTGAGACTGTATCAGGATTAGTAGATTTTGCTGATGGTACAGATGGAGAAGATGAAGAAGAAATTAAATTTAAAAATGTAAAATTCTCATTACAAGAAAAGGCGGCATTCATAAAATTATCAAATACATTATTATCGTTAACAGATA encodes the following:
- a CDS encoding HNH endonuclease; the encoded protein is MICKRCSRCGKRIQTGSKCNCSQKRYKEYDKDKINSKEKKFYSSDQWNKIKDKAKELYEYIDIYSYYVSNKLEYGQTVHHIVPIKREWEKRFALDNLIYLTESNHRVIHNRMENGEYNEVINELNELVARFKKEFDIEE
- a CDS encoding phage terminase small subunit P27 family — its product is MPRGRKSLEMQKKHLTNEEKVQKEQQEEMLVLGKEQLKKAPSWLIDDIAKKEFRRVVKEIDKIDILGNLDLNNLGGYCNSYSLYLKATAELQNKPLISKKMTKSGIITVENPLIKIQKNYAEEMRKFASLCGMTIDSRLKVATVKTSKQQEDITDEFGDI
- a CDS encoding terminase large subunit, encoding MTIKEELIKYSNDCLNDVIPSGQKHKWACLRFLNDIKNSELNILSTPFEYYWNEEEANKIVKWFGYLKHSKGVLAGQFITLNTWQKFCLCQIYGWENKETFLRRFTKSFIEVARKNAKSQMEAGVTLYEMSTRATKNKEIYECYCAGVKREQSEVIFNECKNMLKGSPLRGKFKITKNSIQHVKTTSSLKPLNKQDGKEGDGSNPALLVLDEYHQHKTTEFYDLGLGGNTKESLLMIITTAGVDLTYPCFTQEYTYCSKILDPNVDIDNEEYFIDICEIDEDDDIEDEESWKKANPIRMTYDAGIKKIRGEYKIAKEIPEKMIAFLTKCLNKWVQAKENGYMNMAKWKKCEVKEIPYDLRNRVVYVGFDMSAKIDLTSVAFIIPILSDELDSSGKKIVKYVCFSHSFIPNRTKLRERMAVDKVPYDSWERSGYLTITNTEIVDQQQVMDYVLETCKKNNWRIETLCFDPANASKMMIDLSNEGYVVEEVFQSHKSLNESTQGFREQIYCGNVIYTNNPLLNYAMSNAVIKTNNGLIKIDKDATTKRIDPVDALLCAFKLALYHEFIDITDTDEWLEKDEW
- a CDS encoding phage portal protein, with the protein product MGVISKIKNTFKNQSTSEVETIGTNPTLEQLESFFHTSIEEISNSKLTSASYYACMQIRCNAIAKLPIKLMQETEKGANKAVDHNLYKLLKKRPNPFTNAHDFLWATEFQRLEHGNSFWVMGNDIKGNITALYLLDSTRVQIIVDNTGILDKKNAVYYLYSDSKKGELLYTSDNIVHFKNFSMDGLKGTSIKKYISDVIANEQYSNKILKDRYKNGLMDPIIVQYIGDLNDAKQQKIKKKFADMGGAKNAGKVVPIPTDFKVEQLETKLVNSQFFQLQGLTTRHIANAFGVKGFQLNDMEKSTYNNIEQQNKAFYSDTLQNTLTTYEQEMDYKLLTEDEQDKEGYYWQFNVDSILRSDLASRTASYVAGINNSYMTIAEVRKKENLSYIEGTDQLIVGNGASIFLKDLGKQYDKGGGNSE
- a CDS encoding head maturation protease, ClpP-related; this encodes MSRLSYLKVKNSTDTSADIYFYGDIVGDEWEKWCDTDTCPQDVVEALNEAQGKDLNIYINSGGGSVFAGLAIYNMLNRATGKKKCHIDGMAASIASVICMAADEIIMPNNSYLMIHKPSNMVWGNATDMRKMADDLDTIQIGIENVYKTKLKDGIDIETIKDLMDKETWLPANEAEKYFNVKVIEENKAVAKVDFNNFKNYRNIPEEFKDKIQKGDRDEHLKLDSELKNKLQIELELLDM
- a CDS encoding phage major capsid protein, with translation MKKSIAMKNSLEKLKNEAQVLLDNNKVEDAKNKMEEVRTLKAAIEVQEELEQEEEAILAAQAEAEKELEEGSTKDSKNKTKENANMIRAMLKKVTGKKLTEAENALILPTTTAPEGTNGEGYILPQDIRTLIQKKIRQYKSLRDVLGYMPAGALTGSFPVENFETVSGLVDFADGTDGEDEEEIKFKNVKFSLQEKAAFIKLSNTLLSLTDNALINYVVDVFARKAVVTENIMGLAALKSNKTVKTIADWKALKSSINKDLDPGVLFGTVIVTNQDGFDVLDAALDSFGRPILQPNPANPTQSLFKGYPIAVYSNTMLPTTNGKAPIIYGNLSCAVCFVDLNGQIAFATSSEAGFMSNTTIARLIEFIDIVQCDNSDKCYIYGEIAVEPAA